GAACACTACCCGGTCAGCGCCGCCAACCCTCAGGGGACCGGCAACAGCGTCGGCGTGGCCCTGCAGGTGCCGCTGTTCGTCCGCTACGGCATGCAGGGAGAAATTCGCAGCGCCGAAGCAGCGCTCGACGCCGCCAACGAAACGCTGGAAAAGACGCGCCAGGCCGCGCGCGCCGACATCGGCCGCGCGCGCGCCCAATCGAGCGCCGCCGGCGCGCGCGTGGCGCGCTACGACAACGAGATCCTGCCTGCCGCGCGCAAGGCGCTGGACGCCGGCGAATTCGCATTCGCGCGCGGCGCCATGAGCGTGATGGACGTGCTGGACGTGCGCCGCGCCTGGCGCGCAGCCCAGCTCGAGGCCCTCGCCGCGCACGCGGAACTGGCCAAATCCCTGGCGTCGCTGGACGCCGCACTGTCGCGAGAGCATACGCAATGAATACCCGAATCACCGTTACCGCCGTCGCGCTCGCGCTGGGCGCCCTGGCTGGCGTCTTCGTCTGGCACGGTACGGCGCCGGCACGTACGGCCCCTGCCGCGCCCGCCGCCAAACCTCGGTCCGAACCCGGCCTGGTGCGCTTTGCCGCTGACGACCCGCAGCTGTCGTTCCTCAAGCTGTCCGCGGTCGACGCGCGCGCCCTTCCGCTGGCCGAGCCGGTGGCCGGCCGCATCGCCTATGACGAGGGCCGCACCAGCCGTATCGCTTCCCCTGTGCTGGGCCGCGTGACCGCGCAGCACGTGGAAGTCGGCGACAGCGTCCGCGCCGGCCAGCTGCTGGCCGAACTCGATTCGCCCGACTTGGCCGGCGCCCAGGCCGATGCGCGCAAAGCCGATGCGGACGAGGAGCGCAAGCGCCTGGCACTGGCGCGCGCCAAGGAACTGGTGGACGCCGACGTCCTGGCGCGCAAGGACTACGAGAACGCCGACGCCGACCTGCGCCAGGCCGATGCCGAAGCGCGCCGCGCGCGCCAGCGCATCGGCAACCTGCACGCCGACAGCGCAGTCGACGGGCGCTTCCGCCTGCGCGCGCCGATTGCCGGCGTGGTGGCCGACAAACAGATCAACCTCGGACAGGAAGTGCGTCCCGACCAGGCCAATGCGCTGCTGGTGATCAGCGACCTGCGCCGCGTATGGGCGATCGCCGACGTGCCCGAGCGCGTCGCAGTTCACCTGCACCCCGGCCAGCCGGTCGCGCTGGAGACCGACGCCTGGCCCGGCGAGACCTTCCACGGCGTCATCGGACGCATCGGCGTCGCGGTCGATCCGGCCACCCGCCGCGTGCAGGTGCGTTGCGAGCTGGACAATGCGGATGGACGCCTCAAGCCAGACATGTTCGCGCGCATCGCCTTCGTTCAGGATGGGGCGGCGCGCGCCGTGCCGGTACCGAACACCGCCCTGATCACCGAAGGCCTGTACAACTACGTGTTCGTCGAACGCGCCCGCGGCACCTTCGAGAAACGGCGCGTGCACGTGGCACTCGGCGGTCCCGCGCAAAGCTGGATCGACAGCGGTCTCGATCCACACGAGCGCATCGTCACCGAAGGCGCGCTGCTGCTGGGCGCGGAAAGTGCGAACCATGCTGGCTAAGCTGATCGACGCGATCTTGCGCCAACGCGTGGCGGTGCTGTTCCTGACCGCCTGCCTGGTCGCCATCGGCTGGCGCGCCCTGGACGACCTGCCCATCGAAGCCTTCCCCGACGTGCAGGACGTGCAGGTGCAGGTCGTGACGCAGCTGCCCGGTCAGGCGGCCGAGGAAATCGAACGTGTGCTGACCCTGCCGATCGAGCGCGAACTGTCCGGCGTGCCGCGTCAGACCCAGCTGCGGTCGGTCAGCATCGGCGGCTTGTCTGTCGTGACGCTCACCTTCGCCGACGGAACCGACGACTATTTCGCGCGCCAGCAGGTCAACGAGCGCCTGCAGAACGTGACCCTGCCGCCGGGCGTACAGCCCTCCCTGGCGCCGCTGTCGACCGCGGTCGGCGAGGTGTTCCGCTACGTTCTGCAAACGCCGCCCGACATGCCCGAGAACGAGGTGCGCGCGCTGCAGGACTGGACCCTGCGGCCGGCTTTGCGCGCGGTGCCGGGCGTGGCCGACGTGGTCGGTTTCGGCGGCACCGTCAAGGAATATCAGGTGCAGGTCGATCCACTGCTGCTGAACCGCTACGGCGTGACGCTCGACCAGGTGCGTCAGGCGCTATCGAACGCCAGCGCCAACGCCGGCGGCGGCCTGGTGCGGCGCGGCGACGAGGCGCTGGTGGTACGCGGTATCGGCATCTTCGAGCAAATCGAGGACATCGGCCGCACCGTGGTCAGCGCCAGCAACGGCCGCACGGTGCTGGTCGGCGACGTCGGCGAGGTCGCGATCGGCCACAGTCCGCGCTCGGGAGTGGTCGCCTTCAACCGCCAGGACAGCGTGGTCGAGGGCATCGTCCAGATGAGCAAGGGCGCCGACGCCGCCAAGGTGGTGGCGGACGTGAAAGCGGCGGTCGACCGGCTCGGCGCACGCCTGCCTGCCGGCGTACGCATCATGACCATTTACGACCGCAGCGACTTGATCGACCATACCGTGCACACCGTCGCCGAGAACCTGGTGGTGGGCGCACTGCTGGTGATCGCCATCCTGGTGGCATTCCTGGGTAACTGGCGCGCTGCGCTGATCGTGGCGGCGGTCATCCCGCTGTCGCTGCTGTGCGCCTTCATCGTGCTCGACGCGCGTGGCATCCCGGCCAACCTGATCTCGCTCGGTGCGGTCGACTTCGGGATCATCATCGACAGCGCCGTGGTGCTGGTCGAGGCGCTGCTGGTGCGCCTGCACCTGGAATCGCGCGCGACGCGAGAGCCGCGCGCGGCGCCGGACGCCACGGTGCGCGACACCGTCGCGAGCCTGGGCAAGCCGATCCTGTTCGCCAAGGCGGTGATCGTGGTGGCGTTCATCCCGATCTATACCTTCCAGCGCGTCGAGGGCAAGATCTTCGCGCCAGTCGCGTTTACGCTCAGCTTCGCCATGTTGGGCGCGCTGCTGCTGACGATGACCCTGGTGCCGGTGCTGCTGGCCTGGGCCAATCGCAAGCGGCCGCTG
This genomic stretch from Massilia sp. 9096 harbors:
- a CDS encoding efflux RND transporter periplasmic adaptor subunit produces the protein MNTRITVTAVALALGALAGVFVWHGTAPARTAPAAPAAKPRSEPGLVRFAADDPQLSFLKLSAVDARALPLAEPVAGRIAYDEGRTSRIASPVLGRVTAQHVEVGDSVRAGQLLAELDSPDLAGAQADARKADADEERKRLALARAKELVDADVLARKDYENADADLRQADAEARRARQRIGNLHADSAVDGRFRLRAPIAGVVADKQINLGQEVRPDQANALLVISDLRRVWAIADVPERVAVHLHPGQPVALETDAWPGETFHGVIGRIGVAVDPATRRVQVRCELDNADGRLKPDMFARIAFVQDGAARAVPVPNTALITEGLYNYVFVERARGTFEKRRVHVALGGPAQSWIDSGLDPHERIVTEGALLLGAESANHAG